Proteins co-encoded in one Listeria ivanovii subsp. ivanovii genomic window:
- a CDS encoding TIGR03943 family putative permease subunit, which translates to MFRVFILFGFGFYLMQLHISGDISKYINMKYSYLSFSAMIAAFLLALVQLIMVFRDEDLGAKTEHLGHTHEGENTFWKKILVYGLLSYALIAGFMFPVATLDSTIVSAKGFHFPKNNEAGDDPYAANQFLRPDTSGYFGKTDYEKMMEKEKATIIDQNPIKVTDSNYLMTMEILYNYPGEFAGKQIEFTGFVYNDNVTKDNNLFLFRFGIIHCVADSGVFGMLVQMPEKTSYSNDTWLSVKGTIAQEYYAPFKMTIPSVKVDSYKEIGKPKSVYVYRKY; encoded by the coding sequence ATGTTTCGTGTATTTATTCTATTTGGATTTGGCTTTTATTTGATGCAGCTCCATATTTCAGGTGATATAAGTAAATATATCAATATGAAGTATTCTTATTTATCATTCTCTGCAATGATTGCTGCTTTTTTACTTGCGCTTGTTCAGCTTATTATGGTTTTCCGAGATGAAGATCTTGGTGCAAAAACGGAGCACCTAGGACATACTCATGAAGGTGAAAATACGTTTTGGAAAAAAATTCTAGTTTACGGATTACTTTCCTATGCTTTAATTGCTGGATTTATGTTTCCAGTGGCAACACTTGATTCGACAATCGTTTCCGCGAAAGGATTCCACTTTCCGAAAAATAATGAAGCAGGGGATGATCCCTATGCCGCGAACCAATTTTTACGTCCAGATACAAGTGGCTATTTTGGTAAAACCGATTATGAAAAAATGATGGAAAAAGAAAAAGCAACGATTATTGATCAAAATCCTATCAAAGTAACTGATAGTAATTACTTGATGACGATGGAGATTTTATATAATTATCCTGGTGAATTTGCAGGAAAACAAATTGAATTTACTGGTTTTGTTTATAATGATAATGTGACGAAAGATAATAATCTATTTTTATTCCGCTTTGGTATCATTCATTGTGTGGCAGATTCTGGTGTGTTCGGAATGCTCGTTCAAATGCCTGAGAAAACCAGCTATTCAAATGATACATGGCTTTCTGTGAAAGGAACAATTGCCCAAGAATATTACGCCCCTTTCAAAATGACGATTCCCTCTGTCAAAGTGGATTCATATAAAGAAATAGGGAAACCAAAATCAGTTTATGTCTATCGTAAATATTAA
- a CDS encoding permease — translation MFSHLPDSFLQMNTIFISILIEALPFVLIGVFIAGFIQMFISEKFIARVIPKNKFLAVIVGSLIGVFFPSCECGIVPIVRNLLAKGVPLHAGIAFMLTAPIINPVVLFSTYVAFGSTWEVPLLRVAGSLVVALVVGNIIAYFYKGTGLKDRFLKYEAAGEKVVVPAANLATVGPNNGMVTSHFQVLEAETEANHNHHHHGEAHVHMEMSLSQKVWHTVQHAVDEFFSVGKYLVFGALLAAAMQTYIKTSTLVSIGHGPVLSILLMMVLAFVLSLCSEADAFIAASFRSVFSTQSIVAFLVFGPMLDIKNLMMMLGSFKAKFVLLIVTSVTIVVFLYALVI, via the coding sequence ATGTTTAGTCATCTTCCGGATTCATTCCTACAAATGAACACTATTTTTATCTCTATTTTGATTGAGGCATTACCATTTGTACTTATTGGAGTGTTTATTGCCGGTTTTATTCAAATGTTTATTTCAGAAAAATTCATCGCTCGCGTCATCCCTAAAAATAAATTTCTAGCAGTCATTGTTGGTTCGTTAATAGGTGTATTTTTCCCATCTTGTGAGTGCGGGATTGTTCCGATTGTACGTAATTTACTCGCAAAAGGAGTACCGCTTCACGCTGGAATTGCTTTTATGCTTACAGCGCCAATTATTAATCCTGTTGTATTATTTTCGACTTATGTGGCATTTGGTAGTACTTGGGAAGTTCCGCTATTACGTGTTGCTGGAAGTCTCGTTGTTGCATTAGTCGTTGGCAATATTATCGCTTATTTTTATAAAGGGACAGGACTTAAGGATCGTTTTCTAAAATATGAAGCTGCCGGTGAAAAAGTGGTAGTACCAGCTGCGAATTTAGCTACAGTTGGTCCAAATAATGGAATGGTTACTTCTCATTTCCAAGTTTTAGAAGCGGAAACAGAAGCTAACCATAATCACCACCATCACGGCGAAGCACACGTTCACATGGAAATGTCGCTAAGCCAAAAAGTATGGCATACAGTACAACACGCCGTAGATGAGTTTTTCTCGGTTGGAAAATACTTGGTTTTTGGTGCTTTGCTAGCTGCAGCAATGCAAACATACATCAAAACATCTACGCTAGTTTCCATTGGTCACGGCCCAGTGCTATCGATTTTATTAATGATGGTACTCGCATTTGTGCTTTCACTATGTTCTGAAGCAGATGCCTTTATCGCTGCATCATTTCGTAGTGTTTTCTCCACCCAGTCTATCGTTGCATTTTTAGTGTTCGGTCCGATGCTGGATATTAAAAATTTAATGATGATGTTAGGATCATTTAAAGCAAAATTTGTGCTATTAATTGTTACTAGCGTTACGATTGTTGTCTTTTTATATGCTTTGGTCATTTAA
- a CDS encoding TetR/AcrR family transcriptional regulator: MDAEGDILRQMLDLTEKETKMSDKQRRIVAASIELFAEKGYAGTSTNEIAKKAGVAEGTIFRHYKTKKDLLMAITMPTLIGGVIPFLAQSFVKEVFESEYPDFQSFIREIIVNRFDFAKENGKVIKIYFMELFYHDELRVQFSEIFMTHVKGQFDQMIDYYKERGEIVDMPNSTIMRALITNIVGFMLTRFVVMPEANWDDPKEIDDTVLYIMRGLGK, from the coding sequence GTGGATGCAGAAGGAGATATCTTGCGCCAAATGCTTGATTTAACAGAAAAAGAAACAAAAATGAGTGATAAACAACGTCGGATTGTAGCTGCTTCCATCGAATTATTTGCAGAGAAAGGTTATGCCGGAACATCAACAAACGAAATCGCCAAGAAAGCAGGGGTCGCTGAAGGAACCATTTTCAGGCATTATAAAACCAAAAAAGATTTACTTATGGCGATTACAATGCCGACTTTGATTGGTGGCGTTATTCCTTTCTTAGCGCAAAGCTTTGTCAAAGAAGTTTTTGAAAGCGAGTATCCGGATTTCCAATCATTTATTCGAGAAATCATCGTGAATCGATTTGATTTTGCTAAAGAAAATGGGAAAGTCATCAAAATTTACTTCATGGAATTGTTTTATCATGATGAGCTTCGGGTGCAGTTTTCCGAAATTTTTATGACCCATGTGAAGGGCCAGTTTGATCAAATGATTGATTACTACAAAGAACGCGGCGAAATTGTTGATATGCCAAACAGTACCATTATGCGGGCTTTAATAACGAATATCGTTGGTTTTATGCTAACAAGGTTTGTTGTGATGCCAGAAGCTAATTGGGATGATCCAAAAGAAATTGATGATACGGTGTTGTATATTATGCGTGGATTAGGTAAGTAA
- the coaA gene encoding type I pantothenate kinase has product MNDYNHYFHFQREEWRKLEVSKDQILTAEELEEIRGLNDRISLQDISEIYLPLIKLIAIQYHEAIFIHGEKMEYLKKKESRAPFIIALAGSVAVGKSTTARVFKLMLDRWFSKTRQVELVTTDGFLYPNKILEEQGIMNKKGFPESYDRERFAKFLTDLKANKEDVEVPLYSHFTYDVLEEARTMHNPDIVIIEGINVLQADQHESLFPSDFFDFSVYMDADEDNIKKWYLERFFMLRETAFQDESSYFHPYTKISKQEAEDFALDVWDTINGVNLKENIEKTKYRADLVLHKGTDHLISDIYLRK; this is encoded by the coding sequence ATGAATGATTATAATCACTACTTCCATTTCCAAAGAGAAGAATGGCGCAAGCTGGAAGTGAGTAAAGACCAAATTTTAACTGCAGAGGAATTGGAAGAAATTCGTGGTTTAAACGACCGGATTTCACTGCAAGATATCTCGGAAATTTATTTACCGTTAATTAAATTAATTGCGATTCAATATCATGAAGCAATTTTTATTCACGGTGAAAAAATGGAATACTTAAAGAAAAAAGAATCACGCGCACCATTTATTATCGCACTAGCAGGAAGTGTTGCAGTCGGTAAAAGTACAACGGCACGTGTTTTTAAGCTAATGCTAGATCGCTGGTTCTCTAAAACAAGACAAGTAGAGCTAGTAACAACAGACGGTTTTTTATATCCAAATAAAATTTTAGAAGAACAAGGAATCATGAACAAAAAAGGATTCCCAGAAAGCTATGACCGCGAACGCTTTGCCAAGTTTTTGACGGATCTAAAAGCGAATAAAGAAGATGTAGAAGTACCACTTTACTCACATTTTACCTATGATGTGTTAGAAGAGGCTAGGACAATGCATAATCCTGATATTGTCATTATTGAAGGGATTAATGTCTTACAAGCTGATCAACACGAGAGCTTATTTCCAAGTGACTTTTTTGATTTCTCGGTTTATATGGATGCAGATGAAGACAATATCAAGAAATGGTATTTAGAACGTTTCTTTATGCTTCGTGAAACAGCCTTTCAAGACGAAAGCTCTTATTTCCACCCTTATACAAAAATTAGCAAACAAGAAGCCGAAGATTTTGCGCTAGACGTATGGGATACAATTAACGGCGTCAACTTAAAAGAAAATATTGAAAAAACAAAGTATCGAGCGGATCTAGTCCTTCATAAAGGCACTGATCACCTTATTTCCGATATATATTTACGAAAATAA
- a CDS encoding ABC transporter ATP-binding protein, with protein MTEIAIKVTNLDVQIGKKQILSNMSLEIKKGEIFGLIGPSGAGKTTLVKTIIGMEKATTGQTEVLNKVLPSLPVISKIGYMAQSDALYTDLTAKENLDFFASLYSIKGNTKKERMNYAADLVNLQADLTKKVSNYSGGMKRRLSLAISVLANPDVLILDEPTVGIDPELRKSIWDELGELKTNGKCILVTTHVMDEAEKCDRLAMIRNGKIIAVGTPQELSSKTSSGKLEDAFLEFGGER; from the coding sequence ATGACAGAAATAGCAATTAAAGTGACCAATCTAGATGTTCAAATTGGCAAAAAACAAATTTTGTCTAATATGTCACTCGAAATCAAAAAAGGAGAAATTTTTGGCTTAATTGGACCATCTGGAGCAGGGAAAACAACGCTTGTAAAAACGATTATTGGTATGGAAAAAGCAACGACAGGACAAACAGAAGTACTAAACAAAGTGCTGCCAAGTCTTCCTGTCATTAGTAAAATTGGTTATATGGCTCAGTCTGATGCACTTTATACAGACTTAACAGCGAAAGAAAACCTCGATTTTTTTGCTTCACTTTATTCCATCAAAGGCAACACCAAGAAAGAACGAATGAATTATGCCGCCGATTTAGTTAACTTACAAGCTGATTTAACGAAGAAGGTGAGCAATTATTCCGGTGGTATGAAGCGTCGACTTTCACTTGCTATTTCTGTCCTAGCTAATCCTGATGTCCTAATTTTAGATGAGCCGACAGTTGGAATTGATCCAGAATTACGTAAAAGTATCTGGGATGAACTTGGAGAACTTAAGACGAATGGCAAATGCATCCTTGTAACGACGCACGTGATGGATGAGGCCGAAAAATGCGACCGGCTTGCGATGATTAGAAATGGAAAAATAATCGCTGTTGGGACGCCTCAGGAGCTCTCAAGCAAAACGTCCTCGGGAAAACTTGAAGATGCCTTTTTAGAGTTTGGAGGAGAGCGTTGA
- a CDS encoding PTS lactose/cellobiose transporter subunit IIA, with product MSKQDYVEETDSLNELSMNILIHAGNARNGLVHALNYLEDFAFSKADESIQAAKKEIVIAHGLQTDTLQLEASGNQIRYSTLFCHAQDTLMTAKSEILIGEHMVRLFKKMNEQMKK from the coding sequence ATGTCTAAGCAAGACTATGTGGAAGAAACAGATAGTTTGAATGAGCTATCAATGAACATTTTAATTCATGCGGGAAATGCAAGAAATGGCTTGGTACATGCTTTGAATTACTTAGAAGATTTTGCGTTTAGTAAAGCAGATGAAAGTATCCAAGCAGCAAAAAAAGAAATCGTTATCGCACACGGCTTACAAACAGACACACTACAATTAGAAGCATCTGGCAACCAAATCCGCTATTCGACACTTTTCTGCCATGCGCAAGATACCTTAATGACAGCCAAAAGTGAAATCTTAATTGGTGAACACATGGTACGTTTGTTTAAAAAAATGAATGAGCAAATGAAAAAGTAG
- a CDS encoding BglG family transcription antiterminator: MDTQKEILAYLAKHTSKWVTSNELADFCECTTRTIRAKVFKINEASPDLIKSNQQGYQLNENVKLEVQTESDSAERKSQLLLQLIKNSTKGVDLFDLADILYISEVTLKKDIQQLKKELRDADVQIVISKNRIKLIGKETAKRKYMISLLYEEGGYRESIKGHIQEMIGAISIDKLQNIIGEVLTKEAITTNQYSMMNIVLHYAISMVRIGQGNTLIETKSTLIKKASKEYQISKKIARILSKEYQLEFSEEEIQQLALQYVGLQNEKSANAKQEELEKFVDSKIIHALELALTNVEETYLIDLQNEQLFIKLAIHIQSLYYRARYKTYTRNLSLLDIKTSYPVTFDIAVYISSLLQEKLDIDFNEDEISFIALHIGSFLESQNHNNVKLKIGLLVDDYHDLRVNMLNKLYELFEKEAEIKVIEKEIAEIELDILLTTNREVALEKAGSIFIHPLLTNKDIKKITSRIHTKQQILENNQLAKQIDHYVVKSLYSNQIDPSELTPLKIRAQMVNKMEKQAFVRADFHENVEKREQMAPTSFPSGIAIPHSIENDAEKSGVSIMTLQEPIFWNEVEIKLIALVAISKNDANEFNDFFEKFVEIVSEQVNAKRLSMAESFEEFVQKLKIMIEENE; encoded by the coding sequence ATGGATACGCAAAAAGAAATACTAGCTTATTTGGCCAAACATACGAGTAAGTGGGTTACCTCAAATGAGTTAGCAGATTTTTGTGAGTGCACGACACGAACAATCCGTGCAAAAGTTTTCAAAATAAATGAAGCATCACCTGATTTAATTAAATCCAATCAACAAGGTTACCAGCTTAATGAAAATGTGAAATTGGAAGTGCAAACAGAAAGTGACTCGGCAGAACGCAAATCACAGTTATTGCTTCAACTAATTAAAAATTCGACTAAAGGCGTTGATTTATTTGATCTCGCCGATATTTTGTATATTTCAGAAGTCACCTTAAAAAAAGATATCCAGCAATTAAAAAAAGAACTTCGAGATGCCGATGTCCAAATCGTCATAAGTAAAAACCGAATTAAATTAATTGGCAAAGAGACAGCCAAAAGAAAATACATGATTTCTTTACTATATGAAGAAGGCGGATACAGAGAAAGTATTAAAGGGCACATTCAAGAAATGATTGGTGCTATTTCGATTGATAAGCTACAAAATATTATTGGCGAAGTACTTACAAAAGAAGCAATCACAACGAATCAATATTCGATGATGAACATTGTTTTACATTATGCCATCAGTATGGTGCGCATTGGGCAAGGAAACACGCTAATTGAAACTAAAAGTACCCTCATAAAAAAAGCCTCAAAAGAATATCAAATATCGAAAAAAATTGCCAGAATCCTTTCTAAAGAATATCAACTAGAATTCTCAGAAGAAGAAATACAACAATTAGCTTTACAATACGTTGGGTTACAAAATGAAAAATCAGCCAATGCCAAACAAGAAGAATTAGAAAAATTTGTCGATAGTAAAATCATCCATGCCTTAGAATTAGCCCTTACAAATGTCGAGGAAACCTATTTAATTGATTTACAAAACGAACAACTTTTCATCAAACTCGCGATTCATATTCAAAGTTTATACTACCGAGCACGTTACAAAACTTATACAAGAAACTTAAGCCTATTAGACATAAAAACATCTTATCCAGTCACATTTGATATTGCTGTATACATCTCTTCATTATTACAAGAAAAATTAGATATCGATTTTAATGAAGACGAAATCTCCTTTATTGCCCTACATATCGGCTCCTTTTTAGAAAGTCAAAACCATAACAATGTCAAACTGAAAATTGGATTATTGGTCGATGATTACCATGATTTAAGAGTTAACATGTTAAATAAACTGTACGAGTTATTTGAAAAAGAAGCAGAAATTAAAGTAATCGAAAAAGAAATAGCAGAAATAGAGTTAGATATTCTGTTAACTACCAACCGAGAAGTGGCTTTAGAAAAAGCTGGCTCCATTTTCATCCATCCATTACTAACCAATAAAGATATCAAAAAAATCACTAGTCGAATTCATACAAAGCAGCAAATACTCGAAAATAACCAACTTGCCAAACAAATAGATCATTATGTTGTCAAGTCGCTATATTCCAACCAAATTGATCCCTCAGAACTAACTCCACTAAAAATTAGAGCACAAATGGTAAATAAAATGGAAAAACAAGCGTTTGTTAGGGCGGATTTCCATGAAAATGTAGAGAAACGCGAACAAATGGCACCAACTAGCTTTCCTTCAGGCATCGCAATACCACACTCCATCGAAAACGATGCCGAGAAAAGTGGTGTTTCGATCATGACGCTTCAAGAACCCATTTTTTGGAATGAAGTGGAGATAAAGTTAATTGCACTTGTCGCCATTAGTAAAAACGATGCTAATGAATTTAATGATTTTTTTGAGAAATTTGTTGAAATCGTTTCGGAACAAGTGAATGCTAAAAGACTGTCTATGGCGGAAAGTTTCGAAGAGTTTGTTCAAAAATTAAAAATAATGATTGAAGAAAATGAGTAG
- the abc-f gene encoding ribosomal protection-like ABC-F family protein: protein MSIIEINQLKIEVADRVLVEIPHLLVNQKARIGIIGQNGLGKTTLIEVIAGVQEPAVGKVTIQGRLAYIKQLPTDKSTKSGGEKTRKAIQQAMRQNPSVLLADEPTSNLDVESVKHLERQWKDWHGSLIIISHDRAFLNSLCTEIWEIKDQKIQVYKGNYQAYLKQRKQQENQAELAYKEFKNKKKQLEASQNYHEVEAGRIVKPGKRLNAKEASAFKAGKGTQQKKQHSTIKALDKRIERLGNVEKPHKAKPIKISTPENRIIKKGNTILTAAEATYEIAGKKLFSTTGFSIKSGDKVALIGENASGKTSFLKQILQNNSKLVCSNQAKIAYFDQELQGLDLTKTLLENMIDISVQSKQMTKEVLGSMHFKETDWHKKASLLSGGERVKLLLSMLLVSDANFLILDEPTNYLDIFAMEALETLIQNFTGTVLFVSHDRTFVSQVAEQLLVIESGKMAFYRMAFAEYEASITPSRITEEDKLILEMRMSEIAAKLMQPNLKAEDKALLEKDYQEVITKRRQFN, encoded by the coding sequence ATGTCTATAATCGAAATAAATCAATTAAAAATAGAAGTAGCAGATCGCGTGTTAGTTGAAATTCCGCATCTGCTCGTAAATCAAAAAGCTAGAATTGGTATTATTGGGCAAAATGGGCTTGGTAAAACAACGCTTATCGAAGTTATCGCGGGTGTCCAAGAACCAGCTGTAGGTAAAGTTACTATTCAAGGAAGGCTTGCTTACATTAAACAACTGCCAACAGATAAAAGTACAAAAAGTGGTGGGGAAAAAACAAGAAAAGCAATCCAACAAGCAATGCGCCAAAATCCGAGTGTTTTGCTAGCAGATGAACCAACTAGTAACTTGGATGTGGAAAGCGTAAAACATTTAGAACGACAGTGGAAAGACTGGCATGGCTCCTTAATTATCATCTCGCATGACCGGGCATTTTTAAACAGTCTTTGTACGGAAATATGGGAAATTAAAGACCAAAAAATCCAAGTATACAAAGGTAATTACCAAGCTTATTTAAAGCAAAGAAAACAGCAAGAAAACCAAGCAGAACTGGCCTACAAAGAATTTAAAAATAAAAAGAAACAACTAGAAGCTTCTCAAAATTACCATGAAGTCGAAGCAGGACGAATTGTAAAACCAGGAAAACGACTCAATGCGAAAGAAGCAAGCGCCTTTAAAGCTGGAAAAGGGACACAGCAGAAAAAGCAACATAGCACTATTAAGGCACTTGATAAGCGAATTGAACGGCTTGGAAACGTGGAAAAGCCACACAAAGCGAAACCAATAAAAATTTCCACCCCAGAGAACCGAATAATCAAAAAGGGAAATACCATTCTAACTGCCGCAGAAGCAACATACGAAATTGCCGGAAAAAAGCTATTTTCAACAACGGGCTTTTCTATTAAGTCAGGAGACAAAGTAGCACTAATTGGCGAAAATGCCAGTGGGAAAACGAGCTTTTTAAAACAAATCCTTCAAAATAATTCTAAGTTAGTATGCAGTAATCAAGCAAAAATCGCCTATTTTGATCAGGAACTACAAGGTTTAGACTTAACAAAAACACTATTAGAAAATATGATAGATATTAGTGTTCAAAGCAAACAAATGACTAAAGAAGTCCTTGGAAGCATGCATTTCAAAGAAACCGATTGGCACAAAAAAGCGAGCTTACTTTCAGGCGGAGAACGAGTAAAACTACTCCTTAGTATGCTCCTTGTAAGCGATGCAAATTTTCTAATCCTCGATGAACCAACGAATTACTTAGATATTTTTGCAATGGAGGCATTGGAAACGCTAATTCAAAATTTCACAGGCACCGTACTTTTTGTTTCCCATGATAGAACTTTTGTAAGTCAAGTAGCAGAACAGCTTCTAGTTATCGAATCAGGCAAAATGGCTTTTTACCGAATGGCCTTCGCGGAATACGAGGCTAGTATAACGCCAAGTCGTATTACAGAAGAAGATAAGCTTATTCTGGAAATGCGAATGTCTGAAATCGCCGCCAAGCTGATGCAGCCTAACCTAAAGGCAGAAGATAAGGCATTACTGGAAAAAGATTACCAAGAAGTTATTACAAAAAGAAGACAGTTCAATTGA
- a CDS encoding glycoside hydrolase family 1 protein, giving the protein MFENYKFPKDFLWGGAIAANQAEGAFQVDGKGISLADLHKYHTDKTNEEISDEQHKGVSLAEIKANIADKTSYYPKRHGIDFYHTYPEDLALLAEMGFKTFRTSIDWTRIFPTGEEDEPNEAGLKYYDHLIDKIIELGMEPIITILHYETPVDIVLKHGGWHNRKVIDLFVKYGKTVLDRYSQKVKYWIVINQINLIQFEPFNSTAIPNDAADDYLSATYQAVHNQFVASAQIYEYGKTINPEFMIGTMLADCTAYPYSCDPDDIVLAMKRNRMEYFYADVAFQGEYPQYALNYFDENGIKVEITSEDKALLSKNTMDYLALSYYYSQMVDSKKNDLDPASITPNPHLKANPWGWAVDPKGLYNALSQYWDRYHKPIIIAENGFGMYDKLEHGEVNDDYRIDYLSAHLKEMKRAMYDGVEVIAYCAWGPIDIVSCSSAQMEKRYGFIYVDLDNEGKGTGKRIKKKSFSWYKKVIASNGQDLEA; this is encoded by the coding sequence ATGTTTGAAAATTACAAGTTTCCGAAAGATTTCCTTTGGGGAGGAGCCATTGCTGCAAATCAGGCAGAAGGTGCATTTCAAGTAGATGGCAAAGGAATTAGTCTAGCAGATTTACACAAATACCATACAGATAAAACCAACGAAGAGATTAGTGATGAACAGCATAAAGGAGTTAGTTTAGCTGAGATAAAAGCAAATATTGCAGATAAAACAAGTTATTATCCGAAACGTCACGGTATTGATTTTTATCATACCTATCCAGAAGATTTGGCATTACTTGCTGAAATGGGATTCAAAACATTCCGTACGTCAATCGATTGGACGCGGATTTTCCCTACAGGTGAAGAAGACGAGCCAAACGAAGCAGGTTTAAAATACTATGATCATTTAATCGATAAAATCATCGAACTTGGCATGGAACCAATCATTACTATCTTACATTACGAAACTCCTGTCGACATTGTCTTAAAGCATGGCGGATGGCACAATCGTAAAGTCATCGATTTATTCGTTAAATATGGTAAAACCGTATTGGATCGATATAGCCAAAAAGTAAAATATTGGATTGTTATCAACCAAATTAATTTAATTCAATTCGAGCCATTCAACTCAACAGCGATTCCAAATGATGCAGCGGATGATTATTTATCCGCGACATATCAGGCGGTTCACAATCAATTCGTAGCAAGCGCACAAATTTATGAATACGGCAAGACAATTAATCCAGAGTTCATGATAGGAACGATGCTTGCTGATTGTACAGCATATCCATATTCTTGTGACCCAGATGATATCGTCCTAGCAATGAAACGCAATCGGATGGAATACTTCTATGCCGATGTAGCATTCCAAGGTGAATATCCGCAGTACGCTTTAAACTATTTCGATGAGAACGGAATTAAAGTAGAAATCACATCCGAAGATAAAGCACTTTTAAGTAAGAATACGATGGACTATTTAGCTTTATCTTACTATTATTCTCAAATGGTAGATTCTAAGAAAAATGACTTAGACCCAGCATCAATTACACCAAATCCACATTTAAAAGCAAATCCATGGGGCTGGGCTGTTGATCCAAAAGGCTTATACAATGCTTTGTCACAATACTGGGATAGATACCACAAACCAATTATCATAGCCGAAAATGGTTTCGGAATGTACGACAAACTAGAACACGGAGAAGTAAATGACGATTACCGAATTGATTACTTATCAGCTCATCTAAAAGAAATGAAACGTGCGATGTATGATGGTGTCGAAGTAATTGCCTACTGTGCTTGGGGACCAATCGATATTGTTAGCTGTTCCTCCGCGCAAATGGAAAAAAGATATGGCTTCATTTATGTTGATTTGGATAATGAAGGAAAAGGTACAGGCAAAAGAATTAAAAAGAAAAGTTTTTCGTGGTATAAAAAAGTAATAGCATCTAATGGGCAAGATTTAGAAGCATGA
- a CDS encoding ABC transporter permease yields the protein MRIFAIVKRIINQFRRDKRTLALMFIAPLLLITLLTYLFEGDTVKPVVGISGISDSMVKELKDNDLTIKSYPENTNISDKIKDADLDAFFQQDGDKIAVTYENSEPSISKEIGLKLQKALMQEQQKQVKSQAETTGEALAKAGIDPSTIPSLSTRPEKLTISTDYVYGDKDTNFFDTISPIFIGFFVFFFVFLIAGISFLRERTTGTLERLMATPIKRIELELGYLIGFGIFALLQSILVAVFSIQVLDMMQNGSLFHVLLITLTLGLVSLALGILLSTFANNEFQIVQFIPIVIVPQILFCGIFPLDGMADWLVWIAHIMPLYYGADALTTIMVKGEGFASFATDFYILLGFVLVFVVLNIFALKKYRKV from the coding sequence ATGCGGATTTTTGCTATTGTTAAACGAATCATTAACCAATTTAGACGTGATAAACGCACACTTGCCTTAATGTTTATTGCGCCACTGCTGTTGATTACATTATTAACCTATTTATTTGAAGGGGACACTGTGAAACCGGTTGTTGGCATTAGTGGTATTTCCGACTCTATGGTAAAAGAATTAAAAGATAACGATTTAACCATTAAAAGCTATCCAGAAAATACTAACATTAGCGATAAAATAAAAGATGCCGATTTAGACGCCTTTTTTCAACAAGATGGCGATAAAATAGCAGTAACTTACGAAAATAGCGAACCATCTATTAGTAAAGAAATTGGCTTAAAACTACAAAAAGCGTTAATGCAAGAGCAACAAAAACAAGTGAAAAGTCAGGCGGAAACAACTGGAGAGGCGCTTGCAAAGGCTGGGATAGACCCAAGCACCATTCCCTCACTTTCCACTAGACCTGAAAAGTTAACCATCTCAACCGATTATGTATATGGCGATAAAGATACTAACTTTTTTGATACAATAAGTCCGATTTTCATTGGCTTTTTTGTCTTCTTCTTTGTCTTTCTAATTGCCGGTATATCTTTCCTAAGAGAGCGAACAACCGGGACATTAGAACGTTTAATGGCGACACCAATCAAAAGAATCGAATTAGAGCTAGGCTATTTAATTGGCTTTGGAATTTTCGCCTTGCTTCAATCGATTCTTGTTGCAGTATTCTCGATTCAAGTATTAGATATGATGCAAAATGGTTCCTTGTTCCATGTCTTGTTGATTACGCTAACCCTAGGGCTCGTCTCGCTCGCACTGGGAATCCTGCTTTCGACATTTGCGAATAATGAATTCCAAATTGTTCAATTTATTCCAATTGTCATCGTTCCTCAAATCTTGTTCTGTGGCATTTTCCCACTAGATGGGATGGCGGATTGGCTCGTATGGATTGCTCATATTATGCCACTTTATTACGGAGCAGATGCTTTAACAACTATTATGGTAAAAGGAGAAGGGTTTGCATCATTTGCAACAGATTTTTATATTTTACTTGGATTTGTTCTCGTTTTCGTTGTATTAAATATTTTTGCTTTAAAAAAATATCGGAAAGTCTAA